A genomic segment from Leptolyngbya boryana PCC 6306 encodes:
- a CDS encoding ABC transporter ATP-binding protein, translating to MAEVAISLKGVSKCFKRYARPVDRLKEILLPGKSRAVPFWAIQEIDLEIFRGETIGIVGQNGAGKSTLLQVITQTLTPTSGQLTVNGRISALLELGSGFNPEFTGRQNVFFNGRILGLSQAEIEQKFDTIVEFADIGDFIDQPVKTYSSGMFVRLAFAVAVNTDPDILIVDEALAVGDVYFQQKCFIRLRELREAGVTLLFVSHDSSAVCKLCDRAILLEHGRVILDATPRQVVDLYEAKLLQKQDQAPERIAIQMPQASTDAAITSTSVQLKYVQFLDADNHAIQSAFSDSKVQLAIGLTFLERMEDPHVGFRMRNRTGEVVFESNTFCMKHSIGAVEAGSSIEARFQFHLPLLAGDYTITIGIAEGGFSEHQFKRVLTMLHNTAVLKILQNPNAILWAGIVNLNPTFEIYRSSSTPDETLIEL from the coding sequence ATGGCTGAGGTTGCAATTTCTCTCAAAGGTGTTTCAAAGTGTTTTAAGCGGTATGCGCGTCCGGTCGATCGCTTAAAAGAGATCTTGCTGCCTGGGAAAAGTCGGGCTGTGCCATTTTGGGCAATCCAAGAGATTGATTTAGAAATTTTCAGAGGCGAAACGATCGGCATTGTCGGGCAGAATGGAGCCGGAAAAAGCACGCTGCTGCAAGTGATTACCCAGACATTGACTCCCACCTCCGGACAGTTAACTGTTAATGGTCGAATTTCCGCATTGTTAGAACTCGGGAGTGGTTTTAATCCAGAGTTTACAGGACGGCAGAATGTCTTTTTTAACGGTAGGATTTTAGGGCTAAGTCAAGCTGAGATTGAGCAGAAATTTGACACGATCGTTGAGTTTGCCGACATTGGAGATTTCATCGATCAGCCCGTGAAAACCTATTCGAGCGGTATGTTTGTCCGGTTAGCGTTTGCTGTGGCTGTCAATACTGATCCGGATATTCTCATTGTCGATGAAGCGCTGGCAGTAGGAGATGTCTACTTTCAGCAGAAATGCTTTATTCGATTGAGGGAGTTACGAGAAGCAGGCGTAACGTTACTCTTTGTCTCGCATGATTCGAGTGCCGTGTGCAAGTTGTGCGATCGCGCGATTTTGCTAGAACATGGCAGAGTCATTCTCGATGCAACTCCCCGGCAAGTCGTTGACCTGTACGAAGCGAAGCTTTTACAAAAACAAGATCAAGCTCCGGAGCGCATTGCGATTCAAATGCCTCAAGCGAGTACCGATGCTGCTATCACGTCAACATCAGTGCAATTGAAGTATGTGCAGTTTCTCGATGCGGACAATCATGCGATCCAATCCGCCTTTAGTGATTCTAAAGTTCAGCTAGCGATCGGACTCACCTTTCTAGAGCGCATGGAAGATCCGCATGTAGGATTCCGAATGCGAAATCGTACAGGAGAAGTCGTGTTTGAGTCGAATACATTCTGCATGAAGCACAGCATTGGAGCGGTCGAAGCAGGTAGCTCGATCGAAGCTCGATTTCAGTTTCATCTACCTCTACTGGCTGGAGATTATACGATTACAATCGGCATCGCAGAGGGTGGCTTCAGTGAACATCAATTCAAACGAGTCTTGACGATGCTTCATAATACTGCTGTGCTAAAAATTCTCCAAAACCCCAATGCGATTCTCTGGGCAGGCATTGTGAATCTCAATCCTACTTTTGAGATTTACCGCTCTAGTTCAACTCCAGACGAAACGCTTATCGAACTCTAA
- a CDS encoding glutaminase codes for MTLAVLTQADFDAWVIQARRFTLQGRLPDYIPQLAQVDSRLLAAQVLAETQTLAAGDVAQPFVLMSVIKPFLLLYLLEQVGAERVFQQVGMQPSDLPFHSIVQLKADHSRPRNPMINSGAIALTGLMPKASGSDRCAAFCKWLNDLAHTQIELDQNALNSVRSLPNETNRAIADLLVQSDLLDRSDLALDTYNQLCCLSGTIADLAQLGLLLAKPHPEISHLHQQTVSALMLTCGLYEVSGIFAVKVGLPMKSGVSGALLAIVPKQGVIACYSPAIDRIGNSVAGLFLVEKLAQELKLSVFC; via the coding sequence ATGACTCTGGCAGTTCTCACACAAGCTGATTTCGATGCTTGGGTTATCCAAGCACGACGGTTTACGCTGCAAGGACGGCTTCCAGATTATATTCCGCAGTTGGCGCAGGTTGATTCGCGCCTGCTTGCGGCTCAAGTTTTGGCTGAAACTCAAACGCTAGCCGCGGGTGATGTCGCTCAGCCTTTTGTGCTGATGAGCGTCATTAAGCCGTTTTTGCTGCTTTATCTTCTAGAGCAGGTCGGTGCTGAGCGCGTCTTTCAGCAAGTGGGGATGCAACCTTCGGATTTGCCGTTTCATTCGATCGTGCAACTGAAAGCGGATCATAGCCGTCCTCGCAATCCTATGATCAATAGCGGCGCGATCGCGCTTACAGGTCTGATGCCCAAAGCTTCCGGTTCAGACCGCTGTGCCGCATTTTGCAAATGGTTGAACGATCTCGCTCACACTCAAATTGAATTGGATCAAAACGCGCTGAATTCAGTACGATCGCTGCCGAATGAAACCAATCGTGCGATCGCGGATTTACTTGTTCAGAGTGACTTGCTGGATCGTTCAGATCTGGCGCTGGATACGTATAATCAGCTTTGCTGTTTGTCAGGAACGATCGCAGATTTAGCACAACTGGGGTTATTGCTGGCAAAACCGCATCCGGAAATTTCTCACTTGCACCAGCAGACGGTTTCAGCCCTGATGTTGACCTGCGGATTGTATGAAGTGTCTGGAATTTTCGCTGTAAAGGTTGGCTTGCCGATGAAGTCGGGCGTGAGTGGAGCGCTGCTCGCCATTGTGCCAAAACAAGGCGTGATCGCTTGCTATAGTCCAGCGATCGATCGGATTGGAAATTCTGTTGCTGGACTTTTTCTAGTTGAAAAACTGGCTCAGGAATTGAAATTGAGTGTGTTTTGCTAG
- a CDS encoding dinitrogenase iron-molybdenum cofactor biosynthesis protein — protein sequence MSTTTSNPPISNEVALRIALAVRVLPEISLTELIEALQDNVGEVLNEAALSRITVTNLKTAFGQTYDLDGEEEGEDANAGDIAALKEAVRILWGAKDEAEALPTIEPYQDGEMPHSVRIAVASNNRELLDGHFGSCLRYLVYQLSATTLKLIDIRSALEADLSDDRNGFRINLIRDCHVVYIVSIGGPAAAKVVQAGIYPMKLIEGGEARAILTDLQTVIATAPPPWMAKVLGIAEGDRVKNYKAIEAS from the coding sequence ATGAGTACTACCACCAGTAACCCTCCTATCTCGAATGAAGTTGCCTTACGAATCGCTCTAGCTGTTAGAGTTTTGCCTGAAATTTCGCTCACTGAGTTGATTGAAGCACTCCAAGATAATGTTGGAGAAGTCTTGAATGAAGCAGCACTCAGCCGCATTACAGTTACAAACTTAAAAACTGCCTTTGGACAGACTTATGATCTAGATGGTGAAGAAGAAGGCGAAGATGCCAATGCAGGCGACATTGCTGCACTCAAAGAAGCGGTTCGGATTCTCTGGGGCGCAAAAGATGAAGCTGAGGCACTTCCGACGATCGAGCCTTATCAAGATGGTGAAATGCCACACTCTGTTCGGATTGCAGTTGCTTCTAACAATCGCGAACTGCTTGATGGTCACTTCGGATCTTGTTTGCGGTACTTGGTCTACCAACTTTCTGCTACAACGCTTAAATTAATTGATATTCGCTCAGCACTCGAAGCTGATCTATCCGACGATCGCAATGGATTTCGCATCAATCTGATTCGAGATTGCCATGTCGTGTATATCGTCTCCATCGGTGGCCCTGCTGCTGCCAAGGTTGTGCAAGCTGGTATTTATCCAATGAAACTAATCGAAGGGGGTGAAGCAAGAGCGATTCTGACTGATCTGCAAACTGTCATTGCGACGGCTCCACCGCCTTGGATGGCTAAAGTTTTAGGCATTGCAGAAGGTGATCGCGTCAAGAATTACAAAGCCATAGAAGCAAGTTAA
- a CDS encoding carbon dioxide-concentrating mechanism protein CcmK, producing the protein MAKAVGMVEVRGLPPALAVADVMVKAARVTLVEMERVSGAYITIVVRGDVSEVKISVEAGLEAAKKMTAYKEGDKLFLSSHYIPRPNENLMVVLPIDYSERTEEFNQV; encoded by the coding sequence ATGGCTAAGGCAGTCGGAATGGTAGAAGTGCGGGGTTTACCCCCGGCGCTTGCGGTTGCAGATGTCATGGTCAAAGCCGCACGAGTGACATTAGTTGAAATGGAACGTGTTAGCGGCGCCTATATTACGATCGTCGTTCGAGGCGATGTTTCAGAAGTCAAAATCTCCGTTGAAGCTGGATTAGAAGCTGCCAAAAAAATGACGGCTTACAAAGAAGGCGACAAACTGTTTCTATCATCGCACTATATTCCTCGCCCCAATGAAAACTTGATGGTTGTTTTACCGATCGATTACAGCGAACGCACCGAAGAATTTAATCAAGTCTAA
- a CDS encoding PEP-CTERM sorting domain-containing protein: MRTAVGILAGLSLTLAATQVQAQTLNLYDGSRNTSFAKQGWTSVTPPGTETVSNGGTTFNTRASNTLQGGYSIFRTLDRTKGYTLGFNLQLLSEAHQNPDRAGLSIIALSSDRRGIELGFWASDAKLSDRIWAQNDGATKPPRFTHAEGTSFSPVRAVRYDLSVQGNYYGLFANGNFQTPILTGSLRNYSPEGVPYNLPNFVFFGDNTTSASASVRITRVDLTPRAIPFANSTARAARLAVDATAVPEPSTLLGSGIAIMLGGLVHRKRRK, encoded by the coding sequence ATGAGAACAGCAGTCGGAATCCTTGCAGGCTTGAGTTTGACACTCGCCGCAACCCAGGTACAAGCACAGACTCTAAATCTATACGATGGTTCACGTAATACCTCATTTGCCAAACAAGGTTGGACAAGCGTGACACCTCCCGGCACTGAAACTGTCAGCAATGGTGGGACAACCTTCAACACCAGAGCATCCAACACTCTCCAAGGCGGATATTCAATTTTTCGCACCCTCGATCGTACCAAAGGATATACATTGGGCTTCAATCTCCAACTGTTGTCTGAAGCCCATCAAAATCCTGATCGAGCAGGATTGAGCATTATCGCTTTGAGTTCTGATCGGCGCGGTATCGAACTGGGATTCTGGGCAAGTGATGCGAAATTGAGCGATCGCATCTGGGCACAAAACGACGGAGCGACCAAACCGCCTCGATTTACTCATGCAGAAGGCACTTCATTTAGTCCAGTGCGCGCTGTTCGCTACGACCTCTCTGTGCAAGGCAATTACTATGGACTCTTCGCAAACGGCAATTTTCAAACTCCCATTCTCACCGGAAGCCTGCGTAACTACTCACCCGAAGGCGTGCCGTACAATTTACCAAATTTCGTTTTCTTCGGAGATAACACCACCTCAGCCAGTGCTTCTGTTCGTATAACCCGAGTCGATCTCACTCCTAGAGCGATCCCCTTTGCTAACTCTACAGCTCGTGCTGCTCGGCTTGCAGTCGATGCAACCGCTGTTCCAGAACCTTCTACTCTGCTCGGTTCAGGAATTGCCATCATGCTCGGTGGCTTAGTGCATCGCAAACGGCGCAAATAG
- a CDS encoding ABC transporter permease, which yields MKNPLKIVARKFVTFSTRQRDRAVRRLPIPQSFWIKFDLLKTLVKRDLEAKYKGSILGNFWAILNQLAQLLVYTYLFSIVLQIKLNFRGLPANDFTFGLWMFAGLIPWTAFVAGFTGATTSVISQPNLIKKVVFPLGLLPLVPICTALVESSFGIILLITFVAFTAKLIHTSVLLFPIIWIPQLLLTAGLGYLVAGLTVFLRDIPQTITVILNLWFYLTPIVYPSSLIPEGWRFLVFWLNPMTTIVEVYRDLVLVGRMHHWEELGVLWGVSMLTFAIGLFVYRRLRPAFADVV from the coding sequence GTGAAAAATCCATTGAAAATCGTGGCGCGTAAATTCGTTACTTTCAGCACACGGCAACGCGATCGAGCAGTGCGCCGATTGCCGATTCCTCAATCTTTTTGGATCAAGTTTGATCTGCTCAAAACCTTGGTTAAACGCGATCTAGAAGCGAAATATAAAGGATCAATCCTCGGAAATTTTTGGGCGATCTTAAATCAACTCGCGCAGCTATTAGTATATACATACTTATTTTCGATTGTTCTGCAAATCAAACTCAATTTTCGGGGGTTGCCTGCGAATGACTTTACGTTTGGGCTGTGGATGTTTGCGGGGCTGATTCCTTGGACAGCCTTTGTCGCAGGATTCACAGGGGCAACCACGTCGGTGATTAGTCAGCCGAATTTGATCAAGAAAGTCGTATTTCCGCTAGGGCTGCTGCCGCTGGTGCCCATTTGTACAGCATTGGTCGAAAGCTCGTTTGGAATTATCTTACTGATTACATTTGTGGCATTTACCGCCAAACTGATTCACACTTCGGTGCTGTTATTTCCGATCATTTGGATTCCTCAATTGCTGCTCACAGCGGGTTTAGGGTATCTCGTAGCAGGATTGACGGTGTTTTTGAGAGACATTCCGCAAACGATTACGGTGATTCTGAATTTGTGGTTTTACTTGACTCCGATCGTTTATCCATCTTCACTCATTCCTGAAGGATGGCGATTTTTGGTGTTCTGGTTGAATCCGATGACCACGATCGTCGAAGTGTATCGTGATTTAGTGTTGGTCGGTCGGATGCATCATTGGGAAGAATTGGGCGTGTTGTGGGGCGTTTCCATGCTCACGTTTGCCATTGGGCTATTCGTTTATCGGCGATTGCGTCCAGCGTTTGCTGATGTTGTGTAG
- a CDS encoding tetratricopeptide repeat protein, with the protein MIRCLLKSLLMVAIAFFIAWQPVLAEEEPMTAATLFEQLSTLKQQAFESTNKGDFTKAEAYWSELLELLPDNPAIWSNRGNSKVSQNKLESAIADFNKAIELDPNAPDPYLNRGAAMEGLGKFESAIADYNKVLELDPNDPAAYNNRGSAEAALGQWEVAVKDFQKAADAAPDYAFARANYALAQYQLGNIEDAIRTMRNLVRKYPKFADMRAALTAALWVEGKQGEAESQWVSAVGLDKRYKDIEWVKNVRRWPPTMSSALEKFLSLKS; encoded by the coding sequence ATGATTCGCTGTTTGCTCAAATCTCTGTTGATGGTTGCGATCGCGTTTTTCATCGCTTGGCAACCTGTTCTTGCTGAAGAAGAACCCATGACTGCTGCAACTCTGTTTGAGCAACTTTCGACTCTAAAACAGCAAGCCTTTGAATCGACGAACAAAGGCGACTTTACCAAAGCTGAAGCGTATTGGTCAGAACTGCTAGAGTTGCTGCCAGATAATCCCGCCATTTGGAGCAATCGCGGCAATTCCAAAGTCAGTCAAAACAAGTTAGAAAGTGCGATCGCAGATTTCAACAAAGCGATCGAGCTTGATCCGAATGCCCCTGATCCATATCTGAATCGGGGCGCTGCAATGGAAGGATTGGGAAAATTTGAAAGCGCGATCGCCGATTACAACAAAGTTCTCGAACTTGATCCCAATGATCCGGCTGCCTATAACAATCGAGGCAGTGCTGAAGCCGCATTAGGACAGTGGGAAGTGGCAGTAAAAGATTTTCAAAAAGCAGCGGATGCTGCTCCAGACTATGCGTTTGCTCGTGCCAACTATGCATTAGCTCAGTACCAACTTGGCAACATTGAAGATGCCATTCGGACAATGCGAAATTTAGTTCGCAAGTATCCAAAATTTGCCGATATGCGGGCAGCGCTCACGGCTGCACTGTGGGTTGAAGGCAAGCAGGGCGAAGCAGAGAGCCAGTGGGTTTCAGCCGTCGGATTAGATAAGCGGTACAAAGACATTGAATGGGTGAAAAACGTGCGCCGCTGGCCGCCAACCATGTCGAGTGCTTTGGAGAAGTTTCTCAGCCTCAAATCTTAG
- the ruvB gene encoding Holliday junction branch migration DNA helicase RuvB has product MAIISSKKQPNDRDKAAAPADKVSVMAQAVSQAVSHGKPEKTTILQAEPEPEERSKQEEKIRPQCLTEYIGQKDLKDVLDIAIRAAKSRQEPLDHLLLYGPPGLGKTTMSLILAQEMGVKCKIASAPALERPRDIMGLLISLQPGDVLFIDEIHRLAKVAEELLYPAMEDFRVDIPLGKGKSAKMQSMSLPPFTLVGATTRVGALTSPLRDRFGLIQRLRFYEIDELTEIVLRTAALLKMNITQSGGEEIARRARGTPRIANRLLKRVRDFAEVKAFREIDRDIAAEALQLFNVDPCGLDWTDRRLLSFMIERHNGGPVGLETLAASTGEDAQTIEEVYEPYLMQIGYLSRTPRGRVATAAAWKHLGYTPPDTHQMTLLP; this is encoded by the coding sequence ATGGCGATCATTTCCTCTAAAAAACAGCCCAACGATCGAGATAAAGCTGCTGCGCCCGCTGACAAGGTGAGCGTCATGGCGCAAGCTGTCTCCCAAGCTGTCTCCCATGGCAAGCCTGAGAAGACAACCATTCTTCAAGCTGAGCCGGAGCCTGAAGAACGCAGCAAACAAGAAGAAAAAATCCGTCCCCAATGTCTGACGGAATATATTGGACAGAAAGATCTAAAAGATGTTTTAGATATTGCGATTCGCGCCGCTAAGTCTCGCCAAGAGCCATTAGATCACCTTTTACTCTACGGCCCTCCCGGACTGGGTAAAACCACAATGTCGCTGATTTTGGCGCAAGAAATGGGCGTGAAATGTAAAATTGCTAGCGCTCCTGCCCTCGAACGCCCGCGCGACATTATGGGTTTACTGATTAGCCTTCAGCCGGGTGATGTGCTGTTCATCGATGAGATTCACCGTCTTGCCAAAGTCGCTGAAGAATTGCTCTACCCGGCAATGGAAGATTTTCGGGTAGACATTCCCCTTGGCAAAGGGAAAAGTGCCAAAATGCAATCGATGAGCTTGCCGCCTTTTACGTTAGTAGGAGCCACAACGCGAGTCGGTGCGTTGACTTCGCCATTGCGCGATCGCTTTGGCTTAATCCAACGCCTGCGATTTTACGAAATCGATGAACTGACTGAAATCGTCTTGCGTACGGCTGCACTGCTGAAAATGAACATTACCCAGTCGGGTGGAGAAGAGATTGCTCGCCGCGCCCGTGGAACCCCTCGGATTGCCAATCGCTTGCTCAAACGAGTCCGCGACTTTGCTGAAGTGAAAGCCTTTCGAGAAATCGATCGAGACATTGCCGCCGAAGCCCTGCAACTGTTCAACGTCGATCCTTGTGGTTTAGATTGGACGGATCGCCGCTTGCTCAGTTTCATGATCGAACGACACAACGGTGGTCCCGTCGGACTTGAAACGCTAGCTGCGTCCACGGGTGAAGACGCTCAAACGATCGAGGAAGTTTACGAACCTTATCTGATGCAAATCGGGTATCTTAGCCGTACCCCACGGGGTCGAGTGGCAACTGCGGCTGCTTGGAAACATTTGGGCTATACCCCACCCGATACTCATCAAATGACACTTTTACCGTAG
- a CDS encoding TylF/MycF/NovP-related O-methyltransferase yields the protein MSLDPLLLQQVQPYTLCTSDRLTNLAALCEYLNLNQIDGDFVECGTYKGGSAAVISTFLEDRHLWLYDSFAGMPPTTAKDGDDAKVWVGECVGTIEDLKTILHTVGTDEQSYTIRKGWFETTFQAELPEKVALLHCDADWYDSVTLVLETFYPRIVTGGCIVLDDFGYWEGCREAFYDFCDRHHEKPVLERVGPDQAFWIKGRSHNRQAIPQIVGHQNFVEQQIQREMQLQAENAALRTRIEAMESSKFWKLRSLWFKLKHQQT from the coding sequence ATGTCTCTTGACCCATTGTTGCTTCAGCAAGTTCAACCTTATACCCTGTGTACTTCCGATCGTCTGACGAATCTGGCTGCACTTTGCGAATACCTGAATTTGAATCAGATCGACGGTGACTTTGTGGAGTGTGGAACTTACAAGGGCGGCTCAGCAGCCGTAATTTCAACGTTTCTGGAAGACCGACATCTCTGGCTGTACGACAGTTTTGCAGGAATGCCACCGACAACGGCAAAAGATGGGGATGATGCGAAGGTTTGGGTCGGGGAATGTGTGGGCACGATTGAGGATCTCAAAACGATTTTGCACACGGTGGGTACGGATGAGCAGTCGTATACGATTAGAAAAGGGTGGTTTGAAACGACTTTCCAAGCGGAATTGCCTGAGAAGGTCGCGTTGCTGCATTGTGATGCGGATTGGTACGATTCGGTGACGTTGGTTTTAGAAACGTTTTATCCTCGCATTGTGACGGGTGGCTGTATTGTTCTGGATGATTTTGGCTATTGGGAAGGGTGTCGAGAGGCGTTTTATGATTTCTGCGACCGACATCATGAGAAGCCTGTTTTAGAGCGAGTTGGACCAGATCAGGCATTTTGGATCAAAGGTCGATCGCATAATCGTCAAGCGATTCCTCAGATTGTCGGACATCAAAATTTTGTGGAACAGCAGATTCAGCGAGAAATGCAGTTGCAAGCGGAGAATGCTGCTTTAAGAACGCGAATTGAAGCGATGGAAAGTAGTAAGTTTTGGAAACTGCGATCGCTTTGGTTCAAGCTCAAACATCAACAGACTTAA
- a CDS encoding carbohydrate kinase family protein has translation MHPRVICLGEILFDRISNQPGLPLEAVTTWTDYPGGAPANVACALTKLGTPSAFVGAVGDDDLGQSLTELLKNLKVDTSGVQIYPAPTRTVLVLRSQTNDRSFVAFGENRDTSEFADTQLQGDLIPVELFQHADYLVLGTLLMAYPRSRVAIERALQLAEQFFVKVVLDVNWRPVFWKDQNIAPALIHDLIKRADFLKMAEEEAAWLFDTTDPGVIAHRVESLEGVLVTAGEKGCSYCLNQREGKIPAFSIDVEDTTGAGDSFLAGFVHQLCQHQLSEINHDAEHIVKYASAAGALTTLKAGAIAAQPTGAEVDAFLFLDQQAS, from the coding sequence ATGCATCCGCGTGTTATCTGTCTCGGCGAAATTCTCTTCGATCGCATTTCCAACCAGCCAGGACTCCCCCTCGAAGCAGTCACCACTTGGACAGATTATCCGGGTGGTGCTCCTGCCAATGTCGCCTGTGCCTTAACTAAACTTGGCACACCCAGCGCATTCGTTGGAGCCGTTGGAGATGATGACTTAGGTCAATCGCTGACCGAGTTACTCAAGAATCTCAAAGTCGATACGAGCGGTGTGCAAATCTATCCCGCTCCAACTCGGACAGTCCTGGTGTTGCGATCACAAACCAACGATCGTAGTTTCGTCGCGTTTGGCGAGAATCGCGATACAAGCGAATTTGCAGATACACAACTTCAAGGCGATCTCATTCCTGTCGAATTGTTTCAACATGCAGATTATCTGGTGCTTGGAACTTTATTGATGGCTTATCCGCGCAGTCGAGTCGCGATCGAGCGGGCTTTACAACTTGCCGAACAGTTTTTTGTCAAAGTCGTCTTAGATGTCAATTGGCGACCTGTGTTTTGGAAAGACCAGAACATTGCACCTGCACTGATTCATGACTTAATCAAGCGGGCAGATTTTCTCAAAATGGCAGAAGAAGAAGCTGCATGGTTATTTGATACAACTGATCCGGGTGTGATTGCCCATCGCGTCGAATCCCTAGAAGGCGTGCTAGTAACCGCAGGCGAAAAAGGATGTAGCTACTGCCTCAATCAGCGAGAAGGAAAGATTCCAGCTTTCTCGATCGACGTTGAAGACACAACAGGCGCAGGCGATAGCTTCTTAGCTGGATTTGTACATCAACTTTGCCAGCACCAACTGTCTGAAATTAACCATGATGCAGAACATATTGTCAAATATGCCAGTGCTGCGGGTGCGTTAACGACCTTAAAAGCAGGCGCGATCGCCGCTCAACCGACCGGGGCAGAAGTCGATGCTTTCTTATTTTTAGATCAACAGGCGAGCTAA
- a CDS encoding CYTH domain-containing protein, with product MGIEIERKFLVIGDEWRALAPGTLYRQGYIPTLESTVRIRIIDDRGFITIKGMTQGISRSEFEYEIPLTDAAQMLDTLCKPPLIEKYRHKISLNGLVWEVDEFLGQNQGLIMAEVELKSADQSIDLPEWIGEDVSHDPRYYNSNLAKHPFSTW from the coding sequence ATGGGAATCGAAATTGAGCGAAAATTCTTAGTGATTGGAGATGAATGGCGCGCGCTTGCACCAGGCACTCTCTATCGACAAGGCTACATTCCAACGCTAGAAAGTACAGTGAGAATTCGGATTATTGACGATCGAGGATTTATCACGATTAAAGGCATGACTCAAGGCATTTCGCGATCGGAGTTTGAGTATGAAATTCCGCTCACGGATGCTGCACAAATGTTAGATACGCTCTGCAAACCGCCACTGATTGAAAAATATCGGCACAAAATTTCACTGAATGGCTTAGTTTGGGAAGTCGATGAGTTCTTAGGGCAGAATCAAGGATTAATCATGGCAGAGGTTGAACTAAAAAGCGCCGATCAGTCGATCGATCTGCCCGAATGGATTGGAGAAGATGTTTCTCACGACCCGCGCTATTACAACTCCAATTTAGCGAAGCATCCGTTTAGTACGTGGTAA